From the genome of Triticum aestivum cultivar Chinese Spring chromosome 3B, IWGSC CS RefSeq v2.1, whole genome shotgun sequence, one region includes:
- the LOC123072395 gene encoding cytokinin dehydrogenase 4, translating into MVRVSVVCCLKLLLLLALGGVTMHVPDAGVLAPLGPLRLDGHLSFHDVAAAARDFGNRCSLMPAAVLHPGSVADVAAAVRRVFQLGERSPLTVAARGHGHSLLGQSQTAGGIVVRMESLGSGAMMRVHAGADAPAYVDAPGGALWINVLHETLKHGLAPKSWTDYLHLTVGGTLSNAGVSGQAFRQGPQVSNVNQLEIVTGRGDVVTCSPDENSDLFYGALGGLGQFGIITRARIALQPAPKMVRWIRVLYSDFASFTEDQEALISADETFDYIEGFVIINRTGILNNWRTSFKPQDPVQASHFQSDGKVLYCLEMTKNFDPEEADIMEQEVGVLLSRLRYIQSTLFHTHVTYLEFLDRVHSSELKLRAQGLWEVPHPWLNLLIPRSTIHRFATEVFGNILKDSNNGPILLYPVNRSKWDNRTSVVIPEEEIFYLVGFLSSAPSASGHGSVDHAVSLNDKILDFCDKAGVGMKQYLAPYTTQQQWKAHFGARWETFERRKHMYDPLAILAPGQRIFAKASLPMSS; encoded by the exons ATGGTGAGGGTGTCGGTGGTGTGCTGCctcaagctgctgctgctgctcgccctCGGCGGGGTCACCATGCACGTGCCGGACGCGGGCGTGCTCGCGCCGCTCGGCCCGCTGCGCCTCGACGGACACCTCAGCTTCCacgacgtggccgccgcggcccgcgaCTTCGGCAACCGCTGCAGCCTGATGCCGGCCGCCGTGCTCCACCCGGGCTCCGTGGCCGACGTCGCCGCCGCAGTGCGCCGCGTGTTCCAGCTGGGCGAGCGCTCGCCGCTCACGGTCGCCGCGCGAGGACACGGGCACTCGCTGCTCGGCCAGTCGCAGACCGCCGGCGGGATCGTCGTCAGGATGGAGTCCCTCGGGAGCGGCGCCATGATGCGGGTGCACGCCGGCGCCGACGCGCCTGCCTACGTGGACGCCCCCGGAGGCGCGCTCTGGATCAACGTGCTGCATGAGACGCTCAAGCACGGGCTGGCGCCCAAGTCGTGGACCGACTACCTCCATTTGACGGTGGGCGGCACCTTGTCGAATGCCGGGGTCAGCGGCCAGGCGTTCCGGCAAGGACCGCAGGTCAGCAATGTCAACCAGCTGGAGATTGTGACAG GGAGAGGGGATGTGGTCACCTGCTCGCCGGACGAGAACTCCGACCTCTTCTACGGCGCTCTCGGCGGCCTGGGCCAGttcggcatcatcaccagagccagGATCGCCCTCCAACCTGCACCAAAGATG GTGAGGTGGATCCGGGTGCTCTACTCGGACTTCGCGAGCTTCACCGAGGACCAGGAGGCGCTGATCTCGGCGGACGAGACCTTCGACTACATCGAGGGGTTCGTGATCATCAACCGGACGGGCATCCTCAACAACTGGAGGACGTCGTTCAAGCCGCAGGACCCGGTGCAGGCCAGCCACTTCCAGTCGGACGGGAAGGTGCTCTACTGCCTTGAGATGACCAAGAACTTCGACCCTGAAGAGGCTGACATCATGGAACAG GAGGTTGGTGTGCTGCTGTCTCGGCTGAGATACATACAGTCAACCCTCTTCCACACCCATGTCACGTACCTCGAGTTCCTGGACAGGGTGCACTCCTCCGAGCTCAAGCTCAGGGCCCAGGGCCTCTGGGAGGTTCCACACCCATGGCTCAACCTCCTCATCCCGAGAAGCACCATCCACCGGTTCGCGACGGAGGTCTTCGGCAACATCCTCAAAGACAGCAACAATGGCCCCATCCTCCTCTACCCAGTGAACAGATCAAA GTGGGACAACAGGACGTCAGTGGTGATAccggaggaagaaatcttctaccTGGTGGGGTTCCTGTCGTCGGCACCGTCGGCGTCAGGCCACGGCAGCGTCGACCACGCGGTGAGCCTCAACGACAAGATCCTAGACTTCTGCGACAAGGCCGGCGTCGGGATGAAGCAGTACCTAGCGCCCTACACCACGCAGCAGCAGTGGAAAGCCCACTTCGGGGCGAGGTGGGAGACATTTGAGCGGAGGAAACACATGTATGATCCCCTAGCAATCCTAGCCCCAGGACAGAGAATATTTGCAAAGGCGTCGCTGCCCATGTCCTCTTGA
- the LOC123072397 gene encoding hexokinase-3: protein MGKAGFGVAAGCAAVTCAIAAVMVARRVAARARWRRAVALLRDFEEGCATPPARLRQVVDAMVVEMHAGLASDGGSKLKMLLTFVDALPNGDEEGVYYAIDLGGMDFRVLRVEIDVGSTAVIDQRVETHAIPEELMGTSQDLFNFVALTLKNFVEREDGKDAQKPLGFTFSFPVRQNSVSSGSLIRWTKGFSVGDTVGKDVSQCLDEALARCGSNMRVTALVNDTVGTLALGHYYYKDTVGAVIIGAGTNACYIERTDAIIKCQGLLTNSGGMVVNMEWGNFWSSHLPRTSYDISLDDETQNRNDQGFEKMISGIYLGEIARLVLQRIAQESEIFGDGAESLSTPFILSTPYLAAICEDDSQDLSEVRRILQEHLKIPDAPLKTRRLVVKICDIVTHRAARLAAAGIVGILKKLGRDGSASAASSSGRMREQPKETVVAIEGSLYQEYPVFKEYLDEALVEILGEEVARTVTLRVMVDGPGTGAALMAAVHSSNRQQQGGGGGGTI, encoded by the exons atggggAAGGCGGGGTTcggggtggcggcggggtgcgCGGCGGTGACGTGCGCGATCGCGGCGGTGATGGTGGCGCGGCGGGTGGCGGCCAGGGCGCgctggcggcgggcggtggcgctgCTGCGGGACTTCGAGGAGGGCTGCGCCACGCCGCCGGCGCGCCTGCGCCAGGTGGTGGACGCCATGGTCGTCGAGATGCACGCGGGGCTCGCCTCGGATGGCGGCAGCAAGCTCAAGATGCTCCTCACCTTCGTCGACGCGCTCCCCAACGG GGATGAAGAAGGTGTATATTATGCCATTGATCTTGGAGGAATGGACTTTAGAGTCTTGAGGGTTGAAATTGATGTTGGATCTACAGCCGTTATTGATCAGAGGGTTGAAACTCATGCCATCCCTGAGGAGTTGATGGGCACAAGTCAG GATTTATTCAACTTTGTTGCCTTGACACTCAAGAATTTTGTTGAAAGAGAAGATGGAAAAGATGCCCAAAAGCCACTTGGGTTTACATTTTCTTTCCCTGTTAGACAGAATTCAGTTTCTTCAGGGTCATTAATTAGGTGGACCAAGGGGTTTTCAGTTGGAGACACA GTTGGGAAAGATGTCTCTCAGTGCTTAGATGAGGCGCTTGCTAGGTGTGGATCAAATATGCGAGTTACTGCACTG GTCAATGATACTGTGGGGACATTAGCTCTAGGGCATTATTATTACAAGGATACAGTGGGTGCTGTGATCATTGGGGCTGGCACCAACGCTTGCTATATCGAACGCACTGATGCAATTATCAAGTGTCAGGGTCTTCTTACAAACTCTGGAGGAATG GTAGTTAACATGGAATGGGGAAATTTCTGGTCATCACATTTGCCAAGAACTTCTTATGACATCTCTTTGGACGATGAGACACAAAATCGCAATGATCAG GGCTTTGAGAAAATGATCTCAGGTATTTACCTTGGGGAAATTGCAAGACTGGTACTCCAAAGAATTGCCCAAGAATCAGAAATTTTTGGTGATGGTGCCGAAAGTCTGTCAACCCCTTTTATTTTGAG CACACCATATCTGGCAGCAATTTGCGAGGACGATTCACAAGATCTGAGCGAAGTCAGAAGGATACTGCAAGAACACCTGAAG ATCCCCGATGCCCCTCTGAAGACTCGGAGGCTGGTGGTCAAAATCTGCGACATCGTGACCCACAGAGCTGCCCGTCTCGCCGCTGCTGGCATTGTGGGCATACTGAAAAAGCTGGGCCGAGACGGGAGCGCCAGCGCGGCCTCCTCGAGCGGAAGAATGAGAGAGCAGCCCAAGGAGACGGTGGTCGCAATCGAGGGCAGCCTGTACCAGGAGTACCCGGTGTTCAAGGAGTACCTGGACGAAGCCCTGGTGGAGATCCTGGGCGAGGAGGTGGCGCGGACGGTGACGCTGCGGGTGATGGTGGATGGGCCGGGGACCGGGGCTGCGCTTATGGCCGCGGTGCATTCGTCGAATAGACAGCAACAAGGTGGAGGGGGAGGAGGTACCATATAG